A DNA window from Ammospiza caudacuta isolate bAmmCau1 chromosome 21, bAmmCau1.pri, whole genome shotgun sequence contains the following coding sequences:
- the TBC1D13 gene encoding TBC1 domain family member 13, which produces MSRLHQSRIADFQEVLGEPTVALSKLRELCFSGIPFDGGLRCLCWKILLNYLPLEKALWSSLLKKQRDLYSQFLKEMIIQPGIAKANLGVSREDVTLEDHPLNPSPDSRWNTYFKDNEVLLQIDKDVRRLYPDMAFFQRPTDYPCLLILDPQNEFETLRRRVEQTTLKSQTVARNRSGVTNVSSPLKSTPSSLSEYEVLPNGCEAHWEVVERILFIYAKLNPGIAYVQGMNEIVGPLYYTFATDPNSEWKEHAEADTFFCFTNLMAEIRDNFIKSLDDSQCGITYKMEKVYSTLKEKDVELYLKLQEQNIKPQFFAFRWLTLLLSQEFLLPDVIRIWDSLFADDKRFDFLLLVCCAMLTLIRDQLLEGDFTLNMRLLQDYPISDVHLILKKAKELQDSK; this is translated from the exons ATGTCGCGGCTGCACCAGAGCAG GATCGCGGACTTCCAGGAGGTGCTCGGCGAACCCACGGTGGCTCTGAGCAAGCTCCGCGAGCTGTGCTTCAGCG GAATTCCCTTTGATGGTGGGCTGCGCTGCCTGTGCTGGAAG ATACTCCTGAACTACCTCCCTTTAGAGAAAGCCTTATGGAGCTCTTTGCTGAAGAAACAGAG gGATCTGTATTCCCAGTTCCTGAAAGAAATGATTATCCAGCCTGGGATTGCCAAGGCCAACCTGGGTGTTTCCAGGGAAGATGTGACCTTAGAGGATCAT CCTCTCAACCCAAGCCCAGACAGTCGATGGAACACCTACTTCAAGGATAACGAAGTGCTGCTCCAGATAGACAAAGATGTCAG GAGGCTGTACCCTGACATGGCGTTTTTCCAGCGCCCCACGGACTATCCCTGCCTGCTGATCCTGGACCCCCAGAACGAGTTTGAGACGCTGCGCCGGCGCGTGGAGCAAACCACGCTCAAGTCGCAGACGGTGGCACGGAACCGCAGTGGGGTGACAAAT GTGAGCTCCCCTCTGAaaagcacccccagctctctgaGCGAGTACGAGGTTCTGCCCAATGGCTGCGAAGCTCACTGGGAAGTGGTGGAGAGGATCCTGTTCATCTATGCCAAGCTGAACCCTGGGATAGCCTATGTCCAGGGCATGAATGAAATCGTGGGGCCTCTTTACTACACCTTTGCTACAGACCCTAACAGTGAATGGAAAG aaCATGCTGAAGCAgacacatttttctgctttaccAATCTAATGGCTGAAATTCGGGACAACTTCATTAAGAGCCTGGATGATTCTCAGTGTGGTATTACCTACAAAATGGAGAAGGTGTACTCCAccctgaaagaaaaagatgtgGAGCTGTATTTGAAACTG CAAGAACAGAACATCAAACCCCAGTTCTTTGCCTTCCGCTGGCTGACGTTGCTCTTGTCCCAAGAGTTCCTGCTGCCAGATGTCATCCGCATCTGGGACTCGCTCTTCGCTGACGACAAGCGCTTCGACTTCCTGCTGCTCGtctgctgtgccatgctgaC ACTCATCCGGgatcagctgctggaaggagaCTTCACTCTGAACATGAGGTTGCTACAG GATTATCCCATCTCTGATGTTCATCTGATTTTGAAGAAGGCAAAGGAACTTCAAGATTCCAAATAG
- the ZER1 gene encoding protein zer-1 homolog has protein sequence MASDSPESLMTLCTDYCLRNLEGTLCYLLDNETLRLHPDIFLPSEICDKLVNEYVELVKTDSIFEPHESFFTLFSDPRSTRLARIHLREHIVQDQDLEAIRKQDLIELYLTNCEKLTAKSLQTLVSFSHTLISLSLFGCSNIFYEEENPGGCEDDCLVNPTRQVLVKDFTFEGFSRLRILNLGRLIEGVNVETLLRPLASLAALDLSGIQLNDVAFLTQWKDSLVSLVLYNMDLSEEHIQVIAQLRKLRHLDISRDHLSSYYKFKLTRRVLNLFVENLVNLTSLDISGHTMLENCTIPSMEEKMGQTSIEPAKSSIAPFRGLKRPLQFLGLFETSLCRLTHIPAYKVSGDKNEEQVLNAIEAYTEHRPEITSRAINLLFDIARIERCSQLLRALQLVITALKCHKDDKNIQVTGSAALFYLTNSEYRMEQSVKLRRQVIQVVLNGMESYQEVTVQRNCCLTLCNFSIPEELEFQYRRVNELLLNILNQSRQDESIQRIAVHLCNALVCQVDNDHKEAVGKMGFVMTMLKLIQKKLADKTCDQVMEFSWSALWNITDETPDNCEMFLNYSGMKLFLECLKEFPEKQELHRNMLGLLGNVAEVKELRPQLMTSQFISVFSNLLESKADGIEVSYNACGVLSHIMFDGLEAWGICEPHREEVVKRMWAAIQSWDINSRRNINYRSFEPILRLLPQGISPVSQHWATWALYNLVSVYPDKYCPLLIKEGGIPLLKDMIKMASARQETKEMARKVIEHCSNFKEENMDTSR, from the exons ATGGCATCTGACAGTCCTGAGTCTCTGATGACCTTGTGCACTGATTACTGCCTTCGCAACCTGGAGGGGACTCTCTGCTACCTCCTGGACAACGAAACGCTGCGGCTCCACCCCGACATCTTCCTGCCCAGCGAGATCTGTGACAAGCTTGTCAATGA GTACGTGGAGCTGGTGAAGACAGACAGCATCTTTGAACCCCATGAAAGCTTCTTCACCCTCTTCTCAGACCCACGGAGCACCAGGCTAGCTCGGATCCACCTGCGGGAGCACATTGTGCAGGACCAGGACCTGGAGGCCATCAGGAAGCAG gATCTTATTGAGCTCTACCTGACTAACTGTGAGAAACTGACAGCCAAGAGCCTGCAAACCTTGGTGAGCTTCAGCCACACACTGATCTCCCTGAGCCTCTTTGGCTGCAGCAATATATTCTACGAGGAGGAGAACCCCGGGGGCTGTGAGGACGACTGCCTGGTGAACCCCACTCGCCAGGTCTTGGTCAAGGACTTCACTTTTGAGGGCTTCAGCCGCCTGCGCATCCTGAACCTGGGCCGGCTGATCGAGGGCGTGAACGTGGAGACACTGCTGCGGCCCCTGGCCTCCCTCGCGGCGCTCGACCTCTCTGGGATCCAGCTCAATGATGTGGCATTCCTCACCCAGTGGAAGGACAGTCTGGTTTCCTTAGTGCTTTACAACATGGACCTTTCAGAGGAGCATATCCAAGTGATTGCACAGCTTCGCAAGCTCAG GCACCTGGATATCTCTCGAGACCACCTGTCCAGTTACTACAAGTTCAAGCTGACCCGGCGGGTTCTAAACTTGTTTGTGGAGAACCTGGTGAACCTCACTTCACTCGACATCTCAGGGCACACCATGCTGGAGAACTGCACTATCCCCAGCATGGAGGAGAAGATGGGCCAGACAAG CATTGAGCCAGCAAAGAGCAGCATTGCTCCCTTCCGGGGCCTGAAACGACCACTGCAGTTCTTGGGCCTCTTTGAAACATCCCTCTGCCGCCTGACCCATATTCCAGCCTACAAG GTGAGTGGAGACAAGAACGAAGAGCAAGTCCTGAATGCCATTGAGGCTTACACCGAGCACCGGCCGGAAATCACCTCCCGGGCCATCAACCTGCTTTTCGACATTGCCCGCATCGAGCGCTGCAGCCAGCTGCTGAGAGCCCTCCAG CTGGTGATCACAGCCCTCAAGTGCCACAAGGATGACAAGAACATCCAGGTGACGGGCAGCGCCGCGCTGTTCTACCTGACCAACTCTGAGTACCGCATGGAGCAGAGCGTGAAGCTGCGGCGCCAGGTCATCCAGGTGGTGCTCAATGGCATGGAGTCCTACCAGGAGGTCACA GTGCAGCGGAACTGCTGCCTGACACTGTGTAACTTCAGCattcctgaggagctggagtTCCAGTACCGCCGAGTGAACGAGCTGCTGCTCAACATCCTCAACCAGAGCCGGCAGGACGAGTCCATCCAGCGCATCGCTGTGCACCTCTGCAACGCCCTGGTCTGCCAGGTGGACAACGACCACAAAGAAGCTGTGGGCAAGATGGGGTTTGTCATG ACAATGCTAAAGTTGATTCAGAAGAAGTTGGCTGATAAAACG TGTGATCAGGTGATGGAGTTCTCCTGGAGTGCCCTCTGGAACATCACTGATGAGACCCCAGATAACTGTGAGATGTTCCTTAACTACAGTGGCATGAAACTGTTCTTGGAGTGCTTGAAA GAGTTCCCAGagaagcaggagctgcaccGTAACATGCTGGGCCTCCTGGGCAATGTGGCAGAGGTGAAGGAGCTCCGCCCACAGCTCATGACCTCCCAGTTCATCAGTGTGTTCAG CAACCTGCTGGAGAGCAAAGCTGATGGGATTGAGGTGTCATATAATGCCTGTGGAGTGCTCTCCCATATCATGTTTGATGGTTTAGAGGCCTGGGGAATCTGTGAGCCTCACAGAGAAGAAGTTGTGAAGAGGATGTGGGCAGCCATCCAGAGCTGGGATATCAACTCCAGGAGAAATATCAATTACAG GTCATTTGAACCAATCCTTCGACTTCTTCCACAAGGGATCTCCCCAGTCAGCCAGCACTgggccacctgggcactctATAACCTGGTCTCTGTCTACC ctgACAAGTACTGCCCACTGCTGATCAAAGAAGGTGGGATCCCTCTCCTGAAGGACATGATTAAAATGGCCTCAGCACGACAAGAGACCAAGGAAATGGCCCG GAAAGTTATAGAGCACTGCAGTAACTTTAAGGAGGAGAACATGGACACTTCCAGATAG
- the ZDHHC12 gene encoding palmitoyltransferase ZDHHC12, translating to MGPGGRWVRAAHTALSAALALGLLLHRTDLQKQEERGELLQPLIFVLLVLCSILLYFKVSLMDPGFVKPEDEVKEGEDKGQGVVIPQLPGDTKLRRCGYCLVKQPMRAKHCQQCQHCVRRYDHHCPWLENCVGERNHPLFIVYLSVQLVVLLWGGHVAWSGLYFEQSREWLQHNIFLLVSFLLILIFTIVVLLLLVSHLYLISCNTTTWEFMSHHRISYLRHSELENPFDQGIILNLWRFFCSRHLTAWENIYFHKNTEPV from the exons ATGGGCCCCGGCGGGCGCTGGGTGCGGGCGGCACACACGGCCCTCAGCGCGGCCCTGGCGCTCGGGCTCCTCCTGCACCGCACGG ATCTGCAAAAGCAAGAGGAGCGCGGGGAGCTGCTTCAGCCGCTGATCTTCGTTTTGCTGGTTTTATGCTCAATCCTGCTGTACTTCAAGGTGTCTCTCATGGATCCGGGTTTTGTTAAGCCTGAAGATGAAGTGAAG GAAGGTGAAGATAAAGGACAAGGTGTGGTGATCCCTCAGCTTCCAGGTGACACTAAGCTGCGGCGCTGCGGTTACTGCCTGGTGAAG CAACCCATGCGAGCCAagcactgccagcagtgccagcactgtgTGCGGCGCTACGACCATCACTGCCCCTGGCTTGAGAACTGTGTAGGAGAAAGGAATCACCCTCTGTTCATAGTTTACCTGAGTGTGCAGCTTGTGGTTCTGCTGTGGGGAGGCCATGTTGCTTG GTCAGGCCTTTACTTTGAACAATCCcgggagtggctgcagcacaacATTTTCCTCCTTGTGTCCTTCCTCCTGATACTCATATTCACCATtgtggtcctgctgctgcttgtttcCCACCTGTACCTGATCTCATGCAACACCACGACCTGGGAGTTCATGTCCCACCACCGCATCTCCTACCTGCGGCACTCCGAGCTGGAGAACCCCTTTGACCAAGGGATAATCCTCAATCTCTGGAGATTCTTCTGCTCACGCCACCTCACTGCATGGGAGAACATCTATTTTCACAAGAACACTGAGCCTGTCTAG